From the genome of Halanaerobiales bacterium, one region includes:
- a CDS encoding amidohydrolase, which yields KPYSSNNDGVMHACGHDGHTAILIGVAVLLNKLKNEFKGNVKFVFQPAEEAEGGAKGMIEEGVLENPKVDAALGLHLWGTSPRGVVEYKSGPFMASPDKFSLRILGDGGHAAQPEKSTDPIPIATAIVDQFQNIISRRTDPLESAVISVCHIEGGDTHNVIPDEVFIEGTVRSLVPEVRDKLPEYMEKAIEKVTSIYGADYDFDYEYRFPPLINDKNMTEILSKSAKKIIGDNRVRELKKANMGGEDFSYFAEAVPANFFYLGMAPSEDEVIKHHQAKFDVDDSVLKEGIAVMVQAVIDYFKEEK from the coding sequence TAAGCCGTATAGCTCAAATAATGATGGTGTAATGCATGCCTGTGGTCATGATGGGCATACTGCTATTTTAATTGGAGTTGCTGTCTTATTAAATAAATTAAAAAATGAGTTTAAAGGTAATGTAAAATTTGTTTTTCAACCAGCTGAAGAAGCTGAGGGTGGAGCGAAAGGAATGATAGAAGAGGGAGTTCTAGAAAATCCAAAAGTTGATGCTGCTTTAGGTCTACATCTCTGGGGAACTTCTCCCAGGGGAGTAGTGGAATACAAATCCGGTCCTTTTATGGCCTCTCCTGATAAATTCAGTTTAAGAATTTTAGGTGATGGTGGTCATGCAGCTCAACCAGAAAAAAGCACTGATCCTATTCCTATTGCTACTGCTATAGTAGATCAGTTCCAAAATATTATTAGTAGAAGAACAGATCCTCTTGAATCAGCTGTTATTTCTGTCTGTCATATCGAAGGTGGAGATACCCATAATGTTATACCGGATGAAGTTTTTATTGAAGGAACAGTAAGATCATTAGTTCCTGAAGTAAGAGATAAGTTACCTGAATATATGGAAAAGGCAATTGAAAAAGTAACTTCAATCTATGGAGCGGATTATGACTTTGATTATGAATATCGATTTCCTCCTTTAATTAATGATAAAAATATGACTGAGATTTTGAGTAAATCAGCAAAAAAAATCATTGGAGATAATAGAGTAAGAGAATTAAAAAAAGCAAATATGGGAGGAGAAGACTTTTCTTATTTTGCTGAAGCAGTTCCTGCTAATTTCTTTTATTTAGGAATGGCTCCTTCAGAAGATGAAGTTATAAAACATCATCAGGCCAAATTTGATGTAGATGATAGTGTTTTAAAAGAAGGAATAGCGGTTATGGTGCAGGCTGTAATTGATTATTTTAAAGAGGAAAAATAA